The Rosa rugosa chromosome 3, drRosRugo1.1, whole genome shotgun sequence sequence AATCAAAGTACAGAAGTAAATGAGGACAGCCAACAAGCAACCTTGAGGCCGAAAGAGAGTGACGCCATTCATAGTTCACTGAAAGAATCGGAACaagaaaacaatgaaaatcCACAAACAACCTTGTCTGCAGAAGAGAGTGAAACTGACCATAATTCGCAGGAAGTGGAACAAGAGGGTCAAGCAACCCTGACAGCAAAAGAGAGTGAAACGAACTACACTTCTCAAAAAGAAGTGGAACGAGAAAAGGAGAATCAACAAGAATCTCAGACTGCAAACGAGTTTGAAATTAGTGCTAGTTCACAAAAGGTAGTGGAGCTGGAGAAAGAGCACCTGATTCAGAAAGCAGAAAAACGAAGAGAAAGGGAAagacaaaaagagaaaagagctgTTGAACGAGCAATTCGTGAAGCTCGTGAAAGGTCATTTGCTGATGTCAAAGAAAGAGTGGCTGAAACTCGTCAAAAGGTAATGGCTGAGGCCCAAGGAAGGTTAGGGAAGACTTCTGTGCAGGCTAAAGATACTTCATTAGCTGAGCAGGCTTCAAAGGAAGCCAAACAAAAATGGGAACGTGCTGCTGTTGAAAGAGCAACCGCAGAGGCTCGGGATCGTTTCTTAGAAAAAGCATTATCTGCGAAAAAGTCGGTTCCAGAGAAATATTCTGGTGCTTCTACAGAAGGAAAGCAGGCTAAAAGATCTGCTTCTGAGAAATTTTCTGGCGCTTCTAGAGATAATGGGGCAAACCGGTCCTCTGTGAGTTTTCCTGTTAGAATACCCTATTCTTCATAAGCATCAAAAAGCTTTTCCTGTGGCAtcataaattaataatttttaaatttcttgCAGGATCTAGAGTCCAAAGTCTCTTCAAGCGCATCAAGATCCCCAAATTCTTCAAATCAGTCTGGTATGTGATATCCACTGTACATGCATGTAATTATATGCATTGACTTCATTATTGTAGGATTTTTTTAACCATGCAATTCTTTGCTATACTGAAAACTATATTTTTCTTAATGAAGATCCTTCCCCAGCTGAGCGGTCTGCTGGAACTAATGGTGAATCAGCTCAAAGGAGTCAAGCTAGGTTGGAGAGGAATCAACGGACAGCAGAACGTGCGGTATGCTTCCGGATCTTTGGTTGGATAAGAATAACCTGATATTGCTTGGATTTAAATATACATGGCAGATAAATAATGAGCTTTCTTCATGTACTCTTCTCGTCTCCTTCAGGCAAAAGCTCTCGCGGAGAAGAATAATCGTGATCTTCTTGTACAACAAGAGCAAGCTGAGAgaaatgtaatatatttttgttAGGTAGTAATTTTTTTGCAAACACAAAGCTTGTTCTCACTATTGTGAGTTTAATTTTCTGGCAGAGATTAGCAGAAGTGCTTGATGCCGAGGTCAAAAGGTGGTCAAGTGGGAAGGAGAGAAATTTGCGTGCATTGCTCTCAACACTACAATATGTATGTGCTCCTTCTTTCAATTCATATTTTCAGTGATATTACTGTTACGAGTCCCGTTCACCTGCTTCTACGACTTCAAATCTTTTCAGGATATCATAGCATGTGGTTTTATTCtctgttattttctttttcccctaCATTTGAAATTCTTTAATAACCAACATAGAGACCGAGCAGATTAATTTTTCAGTTAGCTGGTTTTGACTGAATGGTTATAACTCGCAGATCCTTGGGCCTGATAGTGGTTGGCAGCCGGTTCCTCTTACCGATATTGTTACTGCTGTTGCTGTAAAGAAAGCTTATCGTAAAGCTGCACTCTTTGTTCATCCTGACAAGTTACAGCAACGGGGTGCAAGCATTCAGCAGAAGTACACTTGTGAGAAGGTGTTTGATCTTCTAAAGGTATGTTGCTGATCTGTCCTTGAATGTACAGTTGTACTATAGAAGCATGAAGTGATACAGATAGTAGGGTGTCACCGACATGATGTACAAGGAGATGGGAACCATAGATACCGTAGCTTTGTCCATGATTATTAAGTTACAGAAACACCGTAGCTTTGTCCATGATTATTAAGTTACAGAAACACCGTAGCTTTGTCCATGATTATTTAGTTACAGAAACACCATATCTTTTGAGATTTTATAGGAACTTTTGTTTCTTATTACAGGTCTCAACATCTTGAGATCTTATCTGCCTTTCAAAAGATTAAGATGAAGATTTTTAATCTCAGTTGTATTCTTTCTGGTTTCTGTTTGTCTCCAGGATGCTTGGAATAGATTCAGCACGGAAGAGCGATAAACTGTTTATTTTGTACATATGAAGAAAGACGAATAAAGCATACCATCTCCGGAGAACATGGCAAAATACTTCACCTCCCAAGCCAGCCGCAATTGTTCATCTTGGAATAAATAGTAATTAGGAAATGTATTCTAGGCATTCTTTTGTTTATGTAGCAGCTCTAGCTAGATTCATGCTGCAACTCCAAGAAGCAATTGCACCGAACAGGACTGGCACTGTTAAGCTTATCCTCTTTCAAAGAAATGAGAAATAGCTTATGCTCTGTGACTCTTTCCTTTTTTAGGTATATGCAGAGTAAGATTTAGCATGTGCTTAAAAGCTATTTCCATAACGTCACAAGTACCATAGTTCAAACTTCAGAGTAACCACAATGATTAAAGTTTGCATGTTCTCAAGCCACAGATACTAACAAACAACATTAGGGCTACACTCTTCCACTAAACTCAGAACCTAGTTGTGCTGAAATGCTCTTATATTCCTGTCAATACGACTGGGCTGATAGGCAATTACACACCAAGCAGATAAAGCATTATGGCATTCTGTGCGTGCATGCGATTCTCAGCTTGTGGAAAGACGATGGAATTTGAAGCCTCGATCACTCCATCAGTCACTTCCACTCCTCTTTCTGCTGGCAAGCAATGCATGAAATAAGCGTTTGGCCCTGCTAACTTCATAAGATTCTCATTGATCTGTAAAAACAAAGCATGCAATATTAGTCAAATAAAATACTCAACTACCAACCACTGAAATACTACAAAAAATGACACTTCATATGCAGTATGTAACCAACTTTTTATGCCAAACAAATAGAATGATGCATCCCTTCAAAGTTTTTATTTGCAGGGCCAAACCAATAATGTGAATCAAATTCAGACTAAAGCTGTGTTAAATGAAAAGTTCATGGCAAAGGATTCTTAGCACACAACAAATGTATCTCGGAACTTTTGGAACTTCAAGTTCCACGAAGAACTGTATATATATGTCAACCAAAAAAATTACTATCCCTGAAAGTAAATTTCCTTCTCTTGGATTTATGGCCCTCATCCCTTATGAAGTGAAAACACCTTGGCCTGAGCATCAAGTATTATTTATCAAGTATTCAAGTGAAAGCACAACCAAATTCTTCTCAACAGATACCAAAATGAAGGTTTAATATGACAAAATCACACACAATGTGATTGAAATGGTTTTGAGAAAGCATGTACCTGAAATCCTTGAAATACTTGGTGGCGATACGCAGCCTCTTCCTTTTGCCCCATGCTGGCCCACACATCTGAGTACACAACATCAGCTCCTTTGACTGCTTCCTTGGGATCATTTGTAATCTCAATCTTGCTGATACCAGCCTGTCGTGCCTTCTCAACAGTTTCCTTATCTGGTTCAAAACCTTTAGGGCAAGCACAAACAAAGTGGAAAGGAATAACAGAAGCCATCAACAGCCAAGAGTGCACAATGTTGTTTCCGTCTCCAACATAAACAACCTGAGAGTTGTGTAGAATTCACCACCAAAAAACTACATTCAGAATATATAAGCATGTTAAAAATAACCATATTTAGCAAGCAGATCAGTAGACCAACCTTAGTTCCTTCTAACTGGCCAATGTGTTCAATAATAGTGAGGACATCAGCCATAATTTGACATGGATGGTTGTAGTCTGTCAGGCCATTGACAACAGGCACAGATGCATATTTGGCCAAATCAAGGATGTCCTGCAATAGAACAggtaaagtaa is a genomic window containing:
- the LOC133738118 gene encoding ornithine transcarbamylase, chloroplastic, which translates into the protein MAAAISSSHLLLRSDRASPSSFSGQSLRRSPPFSGKFASISVSSPASSSFRRISCQASSTASSPSTLATGTAKAEQKDFLHINDFDKSTVLKILDRAAEVKALLKSGEKTYLPFKGKTMAMIFAKPSMRTRVSFETGFSRLGGHAIYLGPNDIQMGKREETRDVARVLSRYNDIIMARVFAHQDILDLAKYASVPVVNGLTDYNHPCQIMADVLTIIEHIGQLEGTKVVYVGDGNNIVHSWLLMASVIPFHFVCACPKGFEPDKETVEKARQAGISKIEITNDPKEAVKGADVVYSDVWASMGQKEEAAYRHQVFQGFQINENLMKLAGPNAYFMHCLPAERGVEVTDGVIEASNSIVFPQAENRMHAQNAIMLYLLGV